The following proteins are co-located in the Streptococcus downei MFe28 genome:
- a CDS encoding NUDIX domain-containing protein, translating into MISRQDYQDKTKWKYERPSLAVDSVLLRYHEEKLQVLLLRRTARFDGDDQAGKLALVGGFQPNGLALEDNLIQKIFEKTGFQLEASQFEQLATFSEPEQDSQLWVVSVAFLAYLQVGQKQAVPTNLTDELVWVNLWLNQRGELQLEANGQVLLKEDLAFDHFHILQTALLRIKGRLSYQPTVLSILPAKNTMSAYRKFYACFWPGYKMMNSTDFWRKHKRFFTKTDQKVKTSKRQAALFTWQID; encoded by the coding sequence ATGATCAGTCGTCAAGACTATCAGGATAAAACAAAATGGAAATACGAACGTCCCAGTTTAGCAGTAGACAGTGTTCTGTTGCGCTATCATGAAGAAAAACTGCAGGTCCTGCTCTTAAGGCGGACGGCACGGTTTGACGGAGATGATCAGGCGGGGAAATTAGCCTTAGTCGGAGGATTTCAGCCTAATGGTTTAGCCCTAGAGGATAATCTTATCCAGAAGATTTTTGAAAAGACGGGTTTCCAGCTTGAAGCTAGCCAGTTTGAACAGCTGGCTACCTTTTCGGAGCCTGAACAAGACAGTCAGTTATGGGTGGTGTCTGTGGCTTTTTTGGCTTATCTGCAGGTTGGCCAAAAACAGGCTGTACCGACTAATTTGACAGACGAGCTTGTCTGGGTCAATCTTTGGCTGAATCAGAGAGGGGAGCTGCAGTTGGAAGCTAATGGGCAGGTCCTGCTCAAAGAGGATCTGGCCTTTGATCACTTTCATATTTTGCAGACAGCCCTGCTTCGCATCAAGGGACGTCTTTCCTACCAGCCCACAGTACTGTCCATCTTGCCAGCTAAGAATACCATGTCAGCTTATCGGAAATTTTACGCTTGCTTTTGGCCTGGGTATAAGATGATGAATTCGACAGATTTTTGGCGTAAACACAAGCGTTTTTTTACTAAGACCGACCAGAAGGTCAAAACTAGCAAGCGTCAGGCAGCCTTATTTACCTGGCAAATTGATTAA
- a CDS encoding response regulator transcription factor has product MNIFILEDNLIQQTRIKTLVTEILREDGISARQFDVFSKSQPLLDAITEKGNHQLFLLDIEIKGEGKRGLETAADIRQIDPNAIIVFVTTHSEFAPISFKYKVSALDFIDKTAPDEQFKSDLREVISYTANNMHRSEEVDEVFTFESAQARVQLPFKDIFYFATSPTPHKVMLITKNERLEFYGNLSEIAAVNSKLFSCHRSFLINLDNISRVDKSDLLVYFENGDFCPVSRLKMKALMKEWEARREKV; this is encoded by the coding sequence ATGAATATATTTATTTTAGAGGATAATTTAATCCAGCAGACGCGGATTAAAACTCTGGTGACAGAGATATTGCGAGAGGATGGCATATCTGCTCGACAATTTGATGTTTTTTCAAAGTCGCAGCCCCTCTTAGATGCCATTACTGAAAAAGGGAATCATCAGCTCTTCCTTTTGGATATTGAAATCAAGGGGGAGGGAAAGCGAGGTCTTGAAACCGCTGCGGACATTCGCCAGATTGATCCCAATGCTATTATTGTTTTTGTGACCACCCATTCGGAGTTTGCTCCTATTAGTTTCAAATACAAGGTTTCTGCCCTGGACTTTATTGACAAGACAGCTCCTGATGAGCAGTTTAAGTCAGATCTACGAGAGGTTATCAGCTATACGGCTAATAATATGCACCGTTCAGAAGAGGTTGACGAGGTTTTTACCTTTGAATCGGCCCAGGCTCGTGTGCAACTTCCTTTTAAGGACATCTTCTATTTTGCAACGTCTCCGACCCCCCACAAGGTCATGCTGATTACCAAGAACGAACGCCTAGAGTTCTATGGAAACCTATCAGAGATTGCGGCAGTCAATTCCAAGCTCTTTTCTTGTCACCGCTCCTTCCTGATTAATTTAGACAATATTAGTCGGGTAGATAAGTCTGACTTACTGGTCTACTTTGAAAATGGAGATTTCTGTCCCGTTTCGCGCTTAAAGATGAAGGCCTTGATGAAAGAATGGGAAGCTAGGCGAGAAAAAGTTTGA
- a CDS encoding argininosuccinate synthase, with protein MSKEKVILAYSGGLDTSVAITWLKKDYDVVAVCMDVGEGKDLEFIHDKALTVGAIESYVLDVKDEFAEEYVLPALQAHAYYEQKYPLVSALSRPVIAKKLVEIAHKTGATTIAHGCTGKGNDQVRFEVAIAALAPELKVIAPVREWKWSREEEIDYAKKNGVPVPADLDNPYSVDQNLWGRANECGVLENPWNQAPEEAFGITNSVEEAPDTPEFVDIEFKAGKPVAIDGQEMKLADLIQKLNDLAGKHGVGRIDHVENRLVGIKSREIYECPGAITLLTAHKEIEDLTLVREVSHFKPILENELSNLIYNALWFSPATDAILAYIKETQKVVNGTAKVKLYKGSVKVVARKSPNSLYDENLATYTTADSFDQDAAVGFIKLWGLPTQVNSQVNNK; from the coding sequence ATGTCAAAAGAAAAAGTCATTCTTGCTTATTCAGGAGGTCTTGATACCTCCGTTGCCATTACTTGGTTGAAAAAAGATTACGATGTCGTTGCCGTCTGCATGGATGTCGGTGAAGGTAAGGATTTGGAATTCATCCACGACAAGGCCTTGACCGTTGGTGCAATTGAATCCTATGTCCTTGATGTTAAGGACGAATTTGCAGAAGAATACGTTCTGCCAGCCCTGCAGGCTCATGCTTACTATGAACAAAAGTATCCTTTGGTTTCTGCCCTTAGTCGGCCAGTTATCGCTAAGAAATTAGTAGAAATTGCCCACAAGACCGGAGCTACTACCATTGCCCATGGCTGTACAGGTAAGGGAAATGACCAGGTTCGGTTTGAAGTGGCTATCGCAGCCTTGGCTCCTGAACTCAAGGTCATTGCCCCAGTTCGGGAATGGAAATGGTCTCGGGAAGAAGAAATTGACTATGCCAAGAAAAATGGTGTGCCAGTTCCTGCAGACCTTGACAACCCTTATTCTGTTGACCAAAACCTTTGGGGTCGGGCCAATGAGTGTGGTGTCCTAGAAAACCCTTGGAACCAAGCTCCTGAAGAAGCCTTTGGCATTACCAACTCGGTTGAAGAAGCTCCTGATACTCCTGAATTTGTTGACATTGAATTTAAGGCTGGTAAACCGGTTGCCATTGATGGTCAAGAAATGAAATTGGCTGACCTGATTCAAAAATTGAACGACTTGGCTGGTAAGCATGGTGTTGGTCGGATTGACCACGTTGAGAATCGCTTGGTCGGTATCAAGTCACGGGAAATCTACGAATGTCCTGGTGCTATTACCCTCTTGACAGCCCACAAGGAAATTGAAGATTTGACCTTGGTTCGGGAAGTTTCCCACTTTAAGCCAATTCTGGAAAATGAATTGTCCAATCTGATTTATAATGCCCTTTGGTTTAGCCCAGCAACCGATGCTATCTTGGCCTATATCAAGGAAACGCAAAAGGTTGTCAACGGGACTGCCAAGGTTAAACTTTACAAGGGTTCAGTCAAGGTAGTTGCAAGGAAGTCACCAAATTCCCTCTATGATGAAAACTTAGCGACCTATACGACAGCTGATAGCTTTGACCAAGATGCAGCAGTAGGCTTCATCAAGCTTTGGGGTCTACCTACTCAAGTCAATTCGCAAGTTAATAACAAATAA
- the argH gene encoding argininosuccinate lyase: protein MAENHKLWGGRFEAGLEKWVEEFGASISFDQKMAEFDLKGSIAHVTMLGQTGIISPEEASQIKAGLEELLQEFHAGQLVFDVSNEDIHMNLESLLTEKIGSVAGKLHTARSRNDQVATDMHLYLKAKLVDVLDKLYNLRKTLVDLADQHVETLMPGYTHLQHAQPISFGHHLMAYYNMFTRDSERFAFNQKHTNLSPLGAAALAGTTFPIDRQLTSDLMGFDGPYSNSLDAVSDRDFILEFLSNASILMMHMSRICEEIINWCSNEYKFVTLSDTFSTGSSIMPQKKNPDMAELIRGKTGRVYGNLTGLLTVMKSLPLAYNKDLQEDKEGMFDTVETITVALDILAGMLSSMTVNGNHMAESTEKDFSNATELADYLAVKGLPFRQAHEIVGKLVLECTKNGHYLQDVPLERYQEISDLIEEDIYTTLQSKTAVQRRNSLGGTGFDQVRWQIVEARDNL, encoded by the coding sequence ATGGCAGAAAATCATAAACTTTGGGGCGGTCGTTTTGAGGCAGGCCTAGAAAAATGGGTGGAGGAATTTGGGGCGTCCATTTCCTTTGACCAAAAGATGGCAGAATTTGACCTCAAGGGTTCTATCGCCCATGTGACCATGCTAGGGCAAACCGGTATCATCAGTCCTGAGGAAGCTAGCCAAATCAAGGCAGGACTAGAAGAACTCCTGCAAGAATTTCATGCTGGCCAGTTGGTCTTTGATGTTTCTAATGAAGATATTCACATGAATCTGGAATCTCTTCTGACAGAGAAAATTGGATCCGTAGCGGGTAAACTTCACACAGCCCGCTCACGGAATGACCAGGTGGCAACTGATATGCACCTCTACCTCAAGGCAAAGCTGGTTGATGTTCTGGATAAGTTGTACAATCTTAGAAAGACCCTAGTAGATTTGGCGGATCAGCATGTGGAGACCCTTATGCCAGGTTATACCCACCTGCAACACGCCCAACCCATTTCCTTTGGCCACCATCTCATGGCCTACTACAATATGTTTACCAGAGATAGCGAGCGCTTCGCATTCAATCAAAAGCACACCAACCTTTCGCCCCTTGGGGCAGCAGCCTTGGCGGGAACGACATTTCCCATTGACCGCCAACTGACCTCTGACTTGATGGGCTTTGATGGTCCCTACAGTAATTCTTTGGATGCGGTATCGGACCGTGATTTCATTTTGGAATTTCTCTCCAATGCCAGCATTCTCATGATGCATATGAGTCGTATCTGTGAAGAAATTATCAACTGGTGCTCCAACGAGTATAAGTTTGTCACCCTGTCTGACACCTTTTCAACAGGGTCCTCTATCATGCCTCAAAAGAAGAATCCTGACATGGCGGAGCTCATTCGTGGCAAGACCGGTCGGGTCTATGGAAATCTGACAGGTCTCCTAACGGTCATGAAATCCCTACCCTTGGCCTATAATAAGGACCTCCAGGAAGACAAGGAGGGTATGTTTGACACGGTCGAAACGATCACGGTGGCCCTTGATATTTTAGCTGGAATGCTGTCTAGCATGACTGTCAACGGTAACCATATGGCTGAGTCAACTGAAAAAGATTTCTCTAATGCGACAGAGTTGGCAGACTACCTAGCTGTCAAGGGTCTACCTTTCCGTCAGGCCCATGAAATTGTTGGAAAATTGGTTTTGGAATGCACCAAGAATGGCCATTATCTTCAAGATGTGCCTCTGGAGCGCTACCAAGAAATCTCTGACTTGATTGAGGAGGATATTTATACTACCCTTCAATCTAAGACGGCTGTCCAACGTCGCAATTCTCTGGGTGGAACTGGGTTTGACCAAGTTC